The Corallococcus caeni region AGGGCGGTGGGGGGCACGGGGCGGAGGGCTCGGGACATCAGCGCCTCCTTGGTGCCCACCCGGTGCAGCAGCGCCGCCTGCGAGATGCCCAGCCGCTTCGCGATGTCCTGCAGCGGAGCGGACGGGCCCTGGGCCAGGAACACGGCTCGGGCGGCTTCGTCGATCTCCGGGTCGAGGACTCGAGGGGGACGGGACATGGGCGCGGGATTAGTTACTGACTGGTAGGTAACCAATCCGCGCCAGCCGTGCAAGGGGCCCGTCCTTCCGGGCCCCTTTGCGTCTCCAGCTTCCGAGGGACTCTAGAGGCGGCCGGCCTTGAGCTCGCCCACCAGGTGCGCGCAGGCGCGGACGGTGACGGCCATCATCGTCAGGGTCGGGTTCTGCGGGCCCTGCGAGGGGAAGCAGGAGCCGTCCATGACGTAGAGGTTGGGCACGTCCCAGCTCTGGTTGAAGGGGTTGAGCACGGACGTCTTCGGGTCCTTGCCCATGCGCGCGGTGCCCACCTCGTGGATGGCCATGCCGGGCTTGGAGAGCGTCTTGTTGATCTTCTCCACCGTGCAGCCGGCCTCCTCCAGCATCTCCTGGCAGGACGTGGCCGCGTCCTCCGTCATCTTCAGCTCGTTGTCGGAGTGCCGGCACTCGATGTGCGCCGCGGGGATGCCCCAGCGGTCCTTCACCGTGTCGCTCAGGGTGACGCGGTTTTCCGGGCGCGGGAGCATCTCTCCGAAGGGCACCAGGTGCATCTGGTCGTCGAAGGTGAAGACCTGCACGCCGTAGCCTCGCGCGAAGTCCGGGTGGCGCTCGGTGACGTTGCGGAACTGGGGGATGTACGCCCAGCCGTGCTCCTTCTGCTGCAGGTGCGAGGGCAGGCCCATGCGCGCCTCGATGCCCTGCAGGTACATGTGGTCCATCAGGTGCCGGCCCACGAGGCCCGAGCTGTTCGCCAGGCCGTCCGGGAACGCCCGGTTGCGCGAGTGCAACAGCAACCGCGTGGATTCAATGGTGCCCGCGGACACCACCACCACCTTCGCGCGTACCTCCTCGGACGTGCCGGAGTTCGCGTCGATGAAGGACACCCCCGTCACCTTGCCCGTGGTCGGGTCGTGCAGGATGTGGCTGGCGATGGCGTGCGAGCGCAGCGTGAGCCGCCCTGTCTTCAGCGCCGCGGGCAGCGTCACCGGCGCGTTCGAGGTGCGCCGGGCGACGACGTGGCGCTGGGGCCAGCGGGCCTTCACCTTCTCGCGCAGGCGGACCTCACCGGGAGACAGCGGCGCGGGGGCGGCGAAGACGGAGTCCGGCAGCGTGTCCACGCCGTCCGAGTTGCCGCGCAGGCCCATCCACCGCTCCACGACTTCGTAGGACGGCGCCAGGTCCGCGAGCGTCAGCGGCCAGTCCGGGCTCAAGCCGTCCAGGCTGCCCGCTCGGAAGTTGAAGTCGGACAGGCGGTAGAACTGGCGGCCGTGGCTCCTCACGCCGGTGCGCCCGCCCACCTGCCTCGCGCGGATCCAGGCGAACGGCGCGTCGTCCGGCGTCGTGTAGGGGTTGTCCACGTCATCCACGAAGGCGTGGGGATGGAAGGGCCAGGCGAAGCTCGTGGACTGCACGGACTGGCGCGAGGTCCGGCCGGAGTCCGACTCGATGCGGTAGCCCAGCTTCTGCTTCACGCGGTGCATCAAGTGGAGGGCCCGGTCCGCCTTCTCACTCCGGCCCGCCTCCAGCACCAGCACCTGGAGCCCGGCCTCCGTCAGCTGCTTGGCCGCCCAGCCGCCACAGGCGCCCGAACCCACCACCACCGCGTCATAGACCGTCTTCGACGTCTTCATGCCTGCTCACCCGGACGGTCTTTCTGCCGCCGCTGCTAAAGTTCGCCTAAACTGTAAACCAGGGGCCTGTTGGTGCCTATAGGGTCTAAGGGCCTGGAGGGTGCCAACACAAGCCCGGGGCGGGGGCTTCCGCCTCTGGTACTGGTCGCTTGCTGTCGGAGAGGGACGGACATGGCTGGGCTCTTGAAGCGAATCCGGTGGGGGCGGGTGCTGGGCGTGCTGGTGCTGCCCGTCCTGGTGGCGGCGCTGGCGCTGGCCGGCCGCGCGGCGTGGCGTTCCGAGCAGTACTTCCACTACCCGAAGCCGGCGGCGGTGCTGCCCGCGGACTTCGGCTCCGCGCGCGAGGTGACGCTGCGCACGGACGACGGGGTGGAGCTGCGCGGCTGGTACGTGCCTTCGCGGAACAAGGCGGCGTGGGTGCTGGCGCACGGCCTGTCACAGACGCGCATGGACCTGTTGCCGGAGGCCCGCGTGCTGCTCGACGCGGGCTACGGGGTGCTGCTGTTCGACCTGCGCGCGCATGGACAGAGCGGCGGCGAGACATCTACCTGGGGCGACAAGGAGCGCCAGGATGTGCGCGCGGCGCTGGCGTATGTGCGGGCGCAGCCGGACGTGGACCCCGCGCGCGTCGGGGCCCTGGGGTTCTCCATCGGCTCCGCGGCGGTGGCGGAGGTGGCGGCGAAGGATCCGCAGGTCGCGGCGGTGGTGCTGCTGTCGCCGTTCAACACGCTCTGGCTGGCGGCGGCCTATGACTTCCGGCGCTTCGGCGTCGTGACGCAGACGGGGGCGCTGATTCCGTTCTGGCGGCGGGGGATTGCGTTGGATGAGGTGCGGACCCTCGATGCGGTGGACCGCATCAAGCCCCGGCCCCTGTTCATCGTCGCGGGGACGGAGGAGTCCGGGCAGCCGCTGCTGGATGAGCTGTTCGCGCACGTCGCGCCGTATGCGCAGACGTGGCGCATCCCTGGCGCGTCTCATGGCAACTTCGTCGCGACCGCTCCGGAGGAGTATCCGCGCAGGCTGCGCGCGTTCGCGGATGCCGCGCTGAAGCCGGCTCCTGTCGTGGAGACGGCTCCAGCCGTGGCGCCGACGCCCTCGGTGGAGAAGAAGAAGGCTCCGGCGAAGAAGCCTTCACGGCGGACGAAGGCGGGGGCCCGCTGAACGGCGGCTACGCCTGCGCGGGCGGGGTGGCTTCGAGCTTCGCGAGCTGATCCAGGTACATGCGGCCCTTCACCGGATCCGTCATGTAGAGGAACGCCGCCATGCCCTTGAGCTGCTCCAGCGACTCGCCTTCGCGGCCGGGCTTGCCCTTCTGGCGGTTGTGGATGGCCGCTCGCAGGCGGCGCACCACGTCGCGGGGGACTCGCGCGGCGGGCGTGCCTTCCTTCGCCTCGTTCACCACGAGCCCCGTGACGCGCTGACGGCTGCCCTTGCGGGCGACTCGCGTCTTGTCCGGGTGCACCGTGAAGCCTTCCGTCTCCACCACGTCCTTCACTCGCGCCAGCAGCACCGCCACCGGGGCTCCCTGCGCGCGGCGGGCCTTGGGGGCCTTCGCCTTCGTCCAGGAGAAGGTCAGGTCGTCCGCGTAGCGCGTGTACGTGAAGCCCAGCTTGCGCGACAGCGCCGACAGCCGCTTGTCCAGGCGCAGGCACAGCGCGTTGGTGATGCCCGGTGAGGTAGGCGCTCCCTGCGGGAGGGCTCGCGGCCCCTTCGCCACGTGCAGCGTCTTGCCCCGGAAGGACATGCGCTCGCGCGGGGCTTCCGTGGACATCAGCGCCAGCAGTGTGGAGGTGTTCTCCGGCAGGCCTCCCTTGCGCAGCAGGCCCTTCACGCGGCGCCACGTCACCGTGGGGAAGAAGTCCTTCAGGTCCACCTTCACCACCACGTCCGCGCCCCGGTGCGCCAGCGCGTTGGTGAGGATGGAGCGCCCCGCCACGAAGCCGTGCGCCGCGCCGTGCACCGGCAGCCGCTCCACGACGTTCGACAGCACCCAGCGCTGCGCTTCCTTCAGCTCCGGCTTCGGCGACGTGATGGTGCGCTCGCCGCCCGTGCGCTTGGGGATGCTCCACGTCACGTAGTTGGAGCCCGTGTCCACGTCGCGGTGGAACGCGAAGCCGCGCAGCTTGGACACGCTCAGCCCCAGCGCCTTCGCCAGGTCCTCCGCCGAGTCCAGCGTGGGCAGGCCGTTCTGGCGCGCTCGCTCCTCGCGGTGCTCCAGGTCGAACTTGTCCGGCCCGCCGGCTTCGTTCCAGTGGATGCCCACGCCCAGGTGGTTCACGTGCGTGGCCTTCCACGCCTCGTGGGCCTGGCGCTCCAGCGCGCGGCGCTCCACCGCTTCGGCCTTCTTCTTCTCCTTCCAGGCCGTCTTCTCCTTCTCCTTCAGCGAGGAGAAGTCGACTTCATCCGCGAGCGCGCCCTTCGCCACGAGCTGCGCTTGCACCCATTCGTCGGTGCCGCCGGCGTCGGTGATGGCCTTCCAGCGCGTGAGGAGGGCGTCGTGCGCGGCCTTCGCGGCCTCGCGCTTCGCGGCGGTGTTGGGAGCGGCGGCGGGCGTGGTTTCAGCAACGGCCTGCGGCGGGGCGGCGGGGACGAACGACTCCAGCTTGGCGGTCATCGAGGTACCTTCGACGGGCGCGGCGGCTCAGGACGGGGTGCGGGACGAAGCGAGTAGTCGAGGGAGGCCAGGAAGGCACCACCAGCTCACCTGGGGCACGGTAGCCTCACCGGCTCTCCCCTCCGGTGCACTGGTACCCGGGTGGGAAAACGGCGGCTGCGTCGTTGGTTCCGCTTCCCGCCCGGGTACCAGTGCACCGGAGGGAGAGAGCCAAGAACAGGCTACCTTGCGGAGAGTGTCCAGCATTTCAACCAGAGCGGCGCAACGCCGCTCCCGCGCTCGAGGCGCTGAGGCTGATGCAGTCCAGACCTCTCTCGACTACTCGCTATTCAGTTGTCGTCCGGCACCTGAGTCCTTCCGGCCGCCCCGTCGGCGGCCGGGCCGTTGGTTGAGGGTTTACACCAGAGTCGAGGCCGCGTCGATGTAGCCGTCCGCGGTCAATTTCTCCAAACGGCTGAAGTACGCCGTCCGGGCTTCCGTGTCCGAGTCGAACCACAGGCGCTGGTGGCGCGAGTCGCCCAGGCGCGGGCCCCACGTGAGGGCCACCACCTTGCCGTCCAGTGACACGCGATACACCTGCTCCAGGCCCGTGGCCGGGTCCCGGCGCACGTACGCGCGCGTCTCCGCGCGGATGAGCTTGCGGCCCTCCGGCGTCTGCCGCAGCGCCTCTTCCTCGGCGCGGCGGCGCGCGTAGGCCAGGCGCAGCGCGAGCATGTGCTCGCACGGGCCTTCGCGCAGCCCGGAGCGGCGGAAGTGCGGACAGCCGCAGCCCGCGTCCTTCACGCGGCCTTCCAGGTCCATGGTGAAGCTGGGGAAGAAGCTGCGCACCGCCTCGCGGTCCACCACTTCGCCCTGGATGCGCGTGCCTTCACCGACGAGGTCGTGCACCTGCGTGAGCTTCACCTCGCCGGAGCCCGGGCCGCCGTCGCCGAGCAGGCGGTGGGCGCGGGCTTCCCGCTCGTTGCCGTAGCGCAGCGCGGCCTCGTCCACCGGGGTGGGCATCAGCTCGCGCGGGCGGTAGGTGCCGCGGGCCACGTCGAAGAGGACGCGGCCCCGGAGGCATTCGAGCTGGAGCGCGGCGCGCACCTGGTCCTTCGGGGCGCCCGCGTCCTTCGTCAGCACGTCGAAGGGGAGGGGGCCGTCCTGGCGCAGGCGCTGGCGCAGCTTCTCCGCCAGGCCGTCCGGCACGTCGCGCGGCATCAGCGCGTCGAAGGCGGCGGCGCTGGACCAGCCGCTCTCCGTCCAGCCGGTGAGCCCCAGCGTCAGCGTGGCCACGCCCAGGTCGATGACCCAGAACACCGGCAGGCCCGGACCCATGAGCTGCACGTGCACGCTCTTCGCGTGGGGCAGCAGGCGCGCGAGCGCGGCGAGGCGCTGACGGCCGAAGGTGCGCACCACCGCGGGCGCGCTGCCGGTGTACGCGCCGCCGTGGCACTCCAGCACCTGCTCCCAGGGCTCCAGCACCAGCCGGGGCGGCGCGCCGGGGACCAGCTCGAAGCGCAGCGCGCGGGGGGCCTTCTTCGAGCGGCGGGTGCGCAGCGCGAAGAGCAGGTTGTACAGGTCGATGGGCGCGATGGAGCAGGTGGTGGCCGGCAGCGTCGCGGCGGACTGCACCTGGAGGAAGCCTCGCAGCCAGGCGTGGGGGACCTCCACCGTGCGCGGGGCCCGGGGCTCCGTGGCCGGGGTGGCCTTCGCGGTGGGGGCGACGTGGGCCTCCAGCGTCACCGGGGCGTAGGCGCGCAGGCGGTCCAGCCGGGCGGGCAGGTCCTGCGGCACGTCCAGGAAGGTGGAGCCGTGCGCCGCTTCGCGCTTGTCGAAGAGGCTGTTGTCGAAGGCGAGGCGCGCGTAGGCGCTCTCGTCACGGGAGAAGACCTCCAGCGACACCTGGTCCGGATCCACCGTGAGGACGGGGTCCAGGACGGCGTCCTTCTTCTCCTCGCCCTCCAGCGCGTTGTCGAGGAAGGCCTTCTGCGCTTCCCAGATTTGAGCGCTGGCGCGCTTGCCCTGCTTCATCAGGTACGCGAGGTACGCGGTGCGGTCGCGGCCCCGGTAGCGCAGGTCGCTGGAGAGCACCGCGAAGGCGGCGGCCAGCGCGTCGCGGAAGAGGGTGGGGTCCTTCACCTGGCCACTGACGCCCACGGTGCCGCGCGAGCCCTCCAGGGCCAGCTGCACGCGCGAGGCGTCCGGCGTGACGACCACGTCGCTTTCCGCGGCGTAGTTCAGCGCGACGGGATGACGTGCGGTTGCGGTGCTCACGACGGTTGACCTTCCTTCCGGGCGCGCTCAGCGGCCCGGCGTGCACGTTTGTGGGCGCGGTAGGCCGCCTTGCGCAGCTCCACCGACTGCGACTTGTCGAAGGCCGCCGTCTTCAGCAGCTCCGCGGCGGCGTCTCCACCCAGCCGTCCCAGCGCGGCCCAGGCATCCTGCTTCACCTCGGGCTTCGCGTCGGCGGCCACGGACTTGAGCGGCTCCAGGTCCTTCTTCGCCAGGAGCGCGGGGACCGCGAGCCGGCGGGCCTCGCTGGCCGTGAGCGCGGACGAGGCCACCTTCGCGCCCGTGGGGCCCAGGGCCACCGGGTCGAAGGGCTTCACCTCCAGCGCCCAGGCCGAGGCCTCGGCGGGCACCAGCTCGGCCAGCACCGACGCGGCGGCGGAGCGTACGTTCGCGTCCGGGTCCCCCAGCGCGGTGCGCAGGGCCTGCGCCTCGTTCTTCGCCTTCATCCGTCCCAGCACCCGCGCGGCTTCCTGGCGCACGGCGGCGGGGGCCTGGGCTTCACCCTGGCGGAGGATTCCGGCGGAGGTCGCGACCAGCTCCTTCGCGCCCAGCCGTGAGCCCGCCCAGAGCAGGCGCTCCCAGGCGGCGGCCAGCGGGTCCTTCTTCGCGGGCTGCGCGGTGGCCCAGGCGGTGGCGGTGCGCCGTTCGGCGGCCACGAGCGCGCGGGTCAGCCCGGCCGTGTCCACGGCGCCGGCTTCGGGCGCGTCACCCGTCCAGGTGCCCACGAGCCGCGCGGCCTCCTCGCGGGCCTCCGGCTTGTCGTGGCCGAACAGGGCGATGACCTCCGGCACGGGCATCGCGCCACGGCGGGCGAGGCCTCGACGCAGGCGGAGACGCAGCTCCGCGTTGTCCAGCGTGGCCAGCCGGGGCACGAGCAGGGCCGGGTCGCCTTCGCTGGCGAGGTAGGTGGCGGCGGGCTCGGAGATGTCCTCGTGCTCGCTCTGCACGGCGAGGAACTCCACCCGCGTGCGCTCCTTGGGGAAGAGGACGTCCAAGGCCTTGCGCGCGGCGGCGCGAAGGTCGTCGTCCTCCTCGTTCAGCGCGGCGGCCAGCGCGGCCTCGGCGGCCGGGTCTCCGAACCTGCCCAGCTCCTCCGCCACCGTGCGGCGCACGTCGTCGTCGGTGTCGCCGTCGGCGAGCAGCGCCTCCAGCTTCACCCGGGCGCGCTCTCCGCCCAGGGCACGCAGGCCGCGCACGCCGGCTTCCTGGCGCTGGAAGGCGTTGCCATCCGTGGCCGCGGCTTCCACCTTCTCCTCGATGCGGCGGCGGTCCTCGCCATCGGGCATCCGGTTCGCGAGCCGGCCCAGCGCCTCGATGGCGGCGAACACCATGTCCTCTTCCGCCGGGGCGTCCGGGGTGCCTCCGCCGGCCACCGTCTCCAGCTCGGAGAGGGCGCGCACGTCGCCCAGGGTGCCCAGCGCGAGCAGGGCCCGGCCGCGCTCGTGCGGCTCACCGGCGCGCGCGTACAGGAGCAGGGGGCGCAGGGCGCTGGCGCGACGCTGGTGGGCGACGCCTTCCGCCGCGGGCAGCATCAGCTCCCGGGCCCCGGCGCGGAGGATCTCCTCCAGGGGCTCCACCGCCGCGCCCTCTTCCACCACGCGCTTCGAGTAGTGCTCCACGGCCGCCGCGCGCACGGTGACGTCGCGGTCGCTGAAGAGCTGGACGAGCAGCGCGTCCTGGCCCTCGCTCTTGCCGTGCTCCAGTTCGCGGGCGGCGGCCTTGCGGACCTCCGGGTCCTGGCTCTTCACCGCCACGCGCAGGAAGCGCACCGCGAGCGCCGCGTCACGCTTCTTCAGCTCGCGCTCGTCCTCGTCCAGCTTCTCCTGCTCCGGCGGCCAGGTGAGCTGCATCGCGGCCGTCACGCAGGTGAGGCGCACGAACGGGGCCTCGTCCTCCACGCTCTGGCGCGCGAGCACGTCCAGCGCGTCCACGCGGTGCGTGCGGCCCAGCGCGGCCACCAGCTTCGTGCGCTCCGGAATCTCCGTGGCCACCGACAGGCGCGCGGCGAGCGCGGCCACGGCGGCGGAGGTCCCCAGGCGGGCCAGGGCCTCCTGCGCGCGGCGGGTCACGGCCGGCGTCTCCGAGCGCAGGAAGGTGCCCAGCACCTCCACCGCCCGGTCGTCGCCCCGGAACGCGAGGAGCTCCGCGGCGCGCAGCCGCAGGTCCTCGTGCTCGCTGCCCATCGCGCGGCCCAGGGCCTCCGTGACGCGCGAGTCGTTGGCGCCCGCGAGCCGTTCAATCACGCCCACGCGCAGGTCGGCGTGCTCGCTGCCCAGCGCGGCCAGCAGCGGCTCCAGGCTGCCCGGCGGGCTGAGCTTCTCCAGCAGCTCGAAGGCGGACTTGCGCACCTCCGGCAGCGGCGAGTTGAGCGCCGCGGTCACGCGCGGACGGGCCTTGTCACCGCGCTCCGCCAGCTCCTCCAGCGCCGCGCGCGCCACGTCCGGCGCCAGCGACGCGAGGGCCAGCGCCAGCGGCTCGTCGCTGCCGGCGGGGTACAGCTCCTTGAGGCCCGCGAGCGCGGCGCGGCGCACGAGCTGGTGCGGGTCCTCCAGCGCGCGCAGCAGGGCGGCCACGGCGGCGGACGTGCCCGCGTAGCCTTCCTGCGTGAGCTTCACCACGCGGTCCACGGCGTCGCGGCGGACGCGGTGGCCTTCCTCGTCGCCCGCGGTCACCTGGCGCAGCAGGCCCACGTAGGCGCCGAAGGCGAGGCGGCGCAGGTGCTGACGCTCCGCCTGCGTCGCCGACTGCGGCGTCGCCGACGCGCCTTCCGCCGGCTTCACCGCGGAGAAGAGGCGGCGCAGCCAGCTCTTGCCCGTGGCGGAGGCCGTGCCCTGCTTCTCCGGCGTGGAGGGCTGCACCACGTGCGCGGCGCCCTGGGCGGTCTCCGGCTTCCAGGGAGCCTGGAGCGAGCTGGGCCGCGCGACCTTCTGCGCCTCGCGGAAGTAGTCCAGCGGCTTGTTGCGCAGCAGCAGCACCTGGGCCGCCGCGTAGCGCTGCTCCGGCTGACCGCTGGAGAGGGCTTCGGCGAGCCCAATCACGCGCTTGGCCCGCTCTTCCTCCGCGGGCCAGTCCTTCATGTCGCCGGCCTTCTCCGGACGCGGCGGCAGCAGCACTTCGACCAGGTGGGCGCGGTAGGCCTCCGGCTCCGTGCGCAGCTCCAGCGCGCGGGCCGCGGCGTAGCGCACCTCCGGACGGCCGCTGGACAGCGCGCTCGTCAGCAGGTCCGGCGGTCCGCCCTCGCGGCTGGCGCGCAGGTCCCGCGCGAGCACGATGGCGAAGACCATCTCCTGCACTTCGCGCGCGGAGTCCTCCAGGCCGTGCAAGAGGCCACCGTCGCCCTCGGGGCCCAGGGCCGCGAAGGCGAGGATGGCGCCCAGCCGGATGGGCAGGTGCTCATGGCGCAGGTTCCCGGTGAGCACCGGCAGCGCGCGCACGTCACCCAGACGCGCGAGGCCGTCCGCGGCCCACGAACGCGCCGCCACCAGCGAGTGGCCCAGCGCATCCAGCAGCGCGCCCTCGTCACCCCGGCGGCTCGCGGTGGCGAGACCGCGCGCGCCCTGCTCCTGGAGGTCCGTCAGCTCGTTGGGCAGGAGCGTGGTGGCATAGAAGCCCAGCAGGCGCCGCGAGCCCAGCGTGGCCAGCGCTCGCGACGCGCGGATGCGCAGGGGGACGAGGAAGCCGGGCGGGTACATCCGCTCCAGGTCCTTGTCCGTGATGAGCCCGCGCATGGGCTCGATGATGTCCTCCGCGCCGCGCGGGGCGAGCAGCTCCGCGGCCCGCACGCGCACCGGCAGCGCCGTCGCCGCGATGCCCGCGAGCAGCGGCCCGTTCTCGTTCGGGATGAGCTTGTCGAGCGACTCCAGCGCCGCGAACGCCACGTCCAGGTGCTCGTCCTGCACGCGCTTGAGGAGCGCGGAGCGCATGGCTTCCGCCGGGGCGTGCACGGAGGCCTTGGCGGCCTTCTCGCGCAGGGCCGGGTGCGGGGTGTTGAGCGCGGCCAGGTGCGGCTCCGGCTTCTCCTTGCCGGCCAGCTTCACCCACGCCTCGTAGGCGGCGGTGGCCACGCCCGCGTCGCGGTCGTCCACGGACTTCTTCAGCCGCTCCAGCGCCCAGTCGTCGGTGCCCTTCTGCGCGAGCACCTCCACCGCGCGGGTGCGCAGGTCCGGGAAGCGGCCCGCCAGCGCGCGGTCCAGCGCCTTCACCGGCTCCTGGTCGTTCCACGCCCACAGCGTGCGGAACGCCTCGCCGCGCACCTTGGCGGATTCGTCCTCCAGCGCGTCGCCCAGCAGGCCTTCCGCGCCCTCCGCCTTCGCGCCCAGCTTCACCAGCCGGTCCAGGCCGCGCACGCGCACGTCCTCGTGGCCGGAGCGCAGCGCGGCCTCCGCGGCGGACAGCGGCGCGTCCGAGTCCAGCGCCACCACGGCCGTCAACGCCGCCGCGCGCACGTCCCCGTCCGCGTCGTCCAGCATCCACACCAGCCGCTCGCGGGCGCGCGGATCCTGCAACGCCTGGAGCGCGGTGGCCGTCTCGCGGCGGATGGCGGCGTCGTCCTCGCGCGACAGCTGGAGCAGCGCGCCCAGGGCGCGGCCGTCACCCAGCTGCGCCAGCACGCGCGCTCCTCGCACCGCCGTGTCCGGCATGCGGCACGCCATGGCGGCGAGCAACGGCTCCAGGTCCGCTTCCGTCAGCGCCGTGCCGGCGGCCGTCTTTCCGAAGAGCTGCTCGCGCGAGGCGGCCAGCTCCGCGTCGGTGGTGAACTTCGCCTCCGCGTCCCCGGCCGTGCGCCTGGCCTGGAGCGTCAGCATGCGGGCCACTTCCCGCACCGTGCGCGCGAACTCCTCGTCCTTCGCCTCCAGCGTGGCGGCCAGCGGGCGGCGCTCCAGCACGCGCACCGCGAAGGCCACGCGGCGCACGTCCCGGTCCGCGTCGTCCAGCGCGCGCGCCACCAGCGGCTGCAGGCGCGGGTCTCCCAGCAGGCCCGCCACCGACGCGCGCAGCAGCACCTCCACCTTGAGGGCCGCGGGGCCGCGCTCGAAGGCGAGCTTCAGCGGCTCCGTGCTGCCCTTGGGCGACACGGTGGTGAGCGCGTCCAGCGCGGCGGTGCCCACCTCCGCGTTCGTGTCCGGCAGCTTGCTGGCGATGAGCCCCGGCACCAGCGGCGACGCGCTGCCTGGCTTCGCCAGCAGGCGCAGGCCCTGCACGCGCGTGTCCACGAAGCGCGAGTCCAGCGCCGCGCGAGGGGCCGCGAGCGGAGACTCCGTCTCCAGCTTCGTCAGGGCCTCCAGCGCCGCGGCGCGCACCGTCTTGTCGTCGTCGTTGAGCCGCTCGCGCAGCTTCGCCCGCGCGGCGGTGCGGCCGTGGTTGCCCAGCTCCGTGGCCGCCAGCCGGCGCGCCACGAGGTCCTTGTCCGAGGACAGCACGCCCAGGACGAAGTCCAGCGCCTCCGGCTCCTGGAGCGCCACCGCCTCCTTCACCGCGGCCTCGCGGCGGGGGAGGGCGGCCTTCAGCGCCTCGTTGAGGACGTCGAAGCCGTGCCCGTACGCCGTCGTCTCGTCCGTGGGCTTGCCGTCCGTGCCCAGCGTGATGCGCGTGACCCGGCGGTCCTCGCCGCCCACGAAGAGGAAGCCCAGCAGCTGCTTCGCCTGACGGGGGTTCGCCGGGGGCGCGAAGGCCACCGCGCTCAGGGCCTTGCTGCCCAGCTCGAAGGTGCGCGGCTTGCGGCGCTCGTCCAGGCGCCAGACCTTCAGCCTGCCGTCGCTGCCCACGGACGCGATGCGCTCCGCGGGGTCCTGCCCGGGTTCCGCCTGGGGCGTGGGCGGGAACACCAGCCCCAGCACGGAGCCCGCGTGGCCGCTGTCCTTGTCGCCGCGAACCTCGAACTCCACCGCGCCGACGAGGTAGCCGATGCGCAGCTTCCCGTCGTCGCCCGCGGAGACGAGCCGGCCGTCGCGCGGCGTGAAGGCCAGCGCCCGCACCGCGCCCTCGTGGCCCGGCATGTCACGGCGCGCACCCGTCGCCACCGTGAACGCGCGCACCACGCTGTCATCGCCCGCGCAGGCCACGTACGTGTGCGTGGGGTCCACCGCCACCGCGCGCAGCGGCTGCGACGACGCGCTCCACTCCTTGAGCTTCTTCGTGCTGTCCCAGTCCCAGGCGCGCACGAAGCCGTCCACGCCGGCCGTGTAGAGCACCTTGCCGTCGGGGCTGGCCGCCACCGCCGTGCAGCCGCCGGGGTGCGCGTTGTGGAGCTGGAACTTCACCGTGCCGTCGGTGAGCGACCCGAAGCGCACGGTGCCGTCCGCGCCCGCCGCGGCGAACTGCTCGCCGGACAGCGCGAGGCCCAGCACGTGCGCGGGCAGCGGGCTGGTCCACAGGACCTTGTTGTTCGCTGCGTCGTACGCGGTGAGGCGGCTGTCGGCGGCCGCGCGCGTACCGCCCACGAGCAGCAGGCGCGCATTGGCGGCGAGCGCACGGACCTTCTCGATGTTGCCGATGGAGAGGTTGGCCATGGTGTCGTTGTCCTAGATGCCGCCGAGCTGCACGCCCGGGTGTGCCGCACGCAGTTGCACCAGCGAGGCCAGGCAGCTCTGCCACTCGCCCTTCGCCACGGAGCCGGTGAACTCGCCCAGCACGGGCGCCACCACGCGGGCGAAGCTCTCGTCTTCCAGGCCCAGGTCGCGCACCAGCTCCACCACGCGGCGCTTGGCCACGCTCGCGGACAGCCGGCGCTGCACGTCGCCCTCACGCGCTTCCTTCGCGCGCCCGGGCGGCAGGC contains the following coding sequences:
- a CDS encoding GMC family oxidoreductase, with product MKTSKTVYDAVVVGSGACGGWAAKQLTEAGLQVLVLEAGRSEKADRALHLMHRVKQKLGYRIESDSGRTSRQSVQSTSFAWPFHPHAFVDDVDNPYTTPDDAPFAWIRARQVGGRTGVRSHGRQFYRLSDFNFRAGSLDGLSPDWPLTLADLAPSYEVVERWMGLRGNSDGVDTLPDSVFAAPAPLSPGEVRLREKVKARWPQRHVVARRTSNAPVTLPAALKTGRLTLRSHAIASHILHDPTTGKVTGVSFIDANSGTSEEVRAKVVVVSAGTIESTRLLLHSRNRAFPDGLANSSGLVGRHLMDHMYLQGIEARMGLPSHLQQKEHGWAYIPQFRNVTERHPDFARGYGVQVFTFDDQMHLVPFGEMLPRPENRVTLSDTVKDRWGIPAAHIECRHSDNELKMTEDAATSCQEMLEEAGCTVEKINKTLSKPGMAIHEVGTARMGKDPKTSVLNPFNQSWDVPNLYVMDGSCFPSQGPQNPTLTMMAVTVRACAHLVGELKAGRL
- a CDS encoding alpha/beta hydrolase translates to MAGLLKRIRWGRVLGVLVLPVLVAALALAGRAAWRSEQYFHYPKPAAVLPADFGSAREVTLRTDDGVELRGWYVPSRNKAAWVLAHGLSQTRMDLLPEARVLLDAGYGVLLFDLRAHGQSGGETSTWGDKERQDVRAALAYVRAQPDVDPARVGALGFSIGSAAVAEVAAKDPQVAAVVLLSPFNTLWLAAAYDFRRFGVVTQTGALIPFWRRGIALDEVRTLDAVDRIKPRPLFIVAGTEESGQPLLDELFAHVAPYAQTWRIPGASHGNFVATAPEEYPRRLRAFADAALKPAPVVETAPAVAPTPSVEKKKAPAKKPSRRTKAGAR
- a CDS encoding reverse transcriptase family protein, whose translation is MTAKLESFVPAAPPQAVAETTPAAAPNTAAKREAAKAAHDALLTRWKAITDAGGTDEWVQAQLVAKGALADEVDFSSLKEKEKTAWKEKKKAEAVERRALERQAHEAWKATHVNHLGVGIHWNEAGGPDKFDLEHREERARQNGLPTLDSAEDLAKALGLSVSKLRGFAFHRDVDTGSNYVTWSIPKRTGGERTITSPKPELKEAQRWVLSNVVERLPVHGAAHGFVAGRSILTNALAHRGADVVVKVDLKDFFPTVTWRRVKGLLRKGGLPENTSTLLALMSTEAPRERMSFRGKTLHVAKGPRALPQGAPTSPGITNALCLRLDKRLSALSRKLGFTYTRYADDLTFSWTKAKAPKARRAQGAPVAVLLARVKDVVETEGFTVHPDKTRVARKGSRQRVTGLVVNEAKEGTPAARVPRDVVRRLRAAIHNRQKGKPGREGESLEQLKGMAAFLYMTDPVKGRMYLDQLAKLEATPPAQA
- a CDS encoding SWIM zinc finger family protein; translated protein: MSTATARHPVALNYAAESDVVVTPDASRVQLALEGSRGTVGVSGQVKDPTLFRDALAAAFAVLSSDLRYRGRDRTAYLAYLMKQGKRASAQIWEAQKAFLDNALEGEEKKDAVLDPVLTVDPDQVSLEVFSRDESAYARLAFDNSLFDKREAAHGSTFLDVPQDLPARLDRLRAYAPVTLEAHVAPTAKATPATEPRAPRTVEVPHAWLRGFLQVQSAATLPATTCSIAPIDLYNLLFALRTRRSKKAPRALRFELVPGAPPRLVLEPWEQVLECHGGAYTGSAPAVVRTFGRQRLAALARLLPHAKSVHVQLMGPGLPVFWVIDLGVATLTLGLTGWTESGWSSAAAFDALMPRDVPDGLAEKLRQRLRQDGPLPFDVLTKDAGAPKDQVRAALQLECLRGRVLFDVARGTYRPRELMPTPVDEAALRYGNEREARAHRLLGDGGPGSGEVKLTQVHDLVGEGTRIQGEVVDREAVRSFFPSFTMDLEGRVKDAGCGCPHFRRSGLREGPCEHMLALRLAYARRRAEEEALRQTPEGRKLIRAETRAYVRRDPATGLEQVYRVSLDGKVVALTWGPRLGDSRHQRLWFDSDTEARTAYFSRLEKLTADGYIDAASTLV